From the genome of Chlorogloeopsis sp. ULAP01, one region includes:
- a CDS encoding ureidoglycolate lyase, whose product MSNSSSRVLKIPVIDANSENIKPFGYLLGDNVSKPGLEIPFYQGRVIEGENLDFIYRGTATFRTAKIMPGYPAIIWLERHMHMTQLFVGLGKAPFIMVMAPPNHEQGENLPDLNQVKALRFPAGHALLLHLGTWHDFPIACEQPVVILTANSDEVVIALSQIKQPGEMNQGDVYKVSLPMRLGYEIQLDVINQ is encoded by the coding sequence ATGTCTAATTCATCTAGCAGAGTTTTAAAAATTCCCGTTATTGATGCTAATTCAGAAAATATTAAACCTTTTGGATATCTTTTGGGCGATAATGTTAGCAAACCAGGTTTAGAAATTCCTTTTTATCAAGGTAGAGTCATTGAAGGCGAAAATCTTGATTTTATCTATCGTGGTACGGCAACTTTTAGAACCGCGAAAATTATGCCGGGTTATCCAGCTATTATTTGGCTAGAACGCCATATGCATATGACCCAACTATTTGTCGGTTTGGGAAAAGCACCATTCATTATGGTAATGGCACCACCTAATCACGAACAGGGTGAAAATTTACCAGACTTAAATCAAGTGAAAGCTCTAAGATTTCCCGCCGGACACGCACTATTACTACATCTTGGTACCTGGCATGACTTTCCTATTGCCTGCGAGCAACCAGTTGTGATCTTGACAGCAAATTCTGATGAAGTTGTAATTGCTTTAAGTCAAATTAAACAACCTGGAGAAATGAATCAAGGTGATGTTTACAAAGTTTCTCTGCCAATGCGACTAGGTTATGAAATTCAGCTAGATGTAATTAATCAGTGA